The genome window CGATCTGTTCGGACTGCTCCTCGACGACCGACCGGAGCTCTTCGATCGTCTCGTCGCGCTCCTCGACCGCGGTGGACAGCTCCTCGATGCGCTGCTCGTACTCGTCGATCGCCTCGACGTCGATGGCGACGTCGTCGGTCGCCGCCTCGGTCTCTTCCTCCGCGGTGGTCTCGGTGGTCGATTCCGCCTCCGCTTCAGTGTCGTCGTCGGCCATACAGCATCACTAGGGCCCCAGGTTGATTACTTTCGGGCCGACAACGTATCCCCCGACGGGCGACAGGGCGCGGGCAGCGACCGCCGAGGAACCCCGACGGTCGACCGCCGGCGGACGCCAATACCTGACTGGGTTGGCATCGGTCTCAATAGAGTATATACTGTATCATGATGTGGGTATGGACCCGATAGCACTACAGGCGGGATACGACCTACTCGGGGACGGACGCCCCGAGACGCTCTGGTTGGGTATCGGCACGCTACTGATGCTCATCGGGACCTTCTATTTCATCGCCCGCGGTTGGGGCGTGACTGACAAGGAGGCCCGTGAGTACTACGCGATCACGATCCTCGTGCCGGGGATCGCATCGGCAGCGTACCTGTCGATGTTCTTCGGCATCGGCCTGACGGAGGTCCAGGTCGGCGGCGAAATGCTCGACATCTACTACGCGCGGTACGCGGACTGGCTGTTCACCACGCCGCTGCTGCTGCTCGACCTCGCGCTGCTGGCGAAGGTCGACCGCGTCACCATCGGGACGCTCGTCGGCGTCGACGCGCTGATGATCGTCACCGGTCTCATCGGTGCGCTCTCGCACACGCCGCTCGCGCGGTACTCCTGGTGGCTGTTCAGCACGATCTGCATGATCGTCGTGCTGTACTTCCTCGCCACGAGCCTGCGCGCCGCGGCGAAGGAGCGCGGCTCCGAGGTCGCGAGCACCTTCAACACGCTGACCGGGTTGGTACTCGTCCTCTGGACGGCGTACCCGATCCTGTGGATCATCGGCACCGAGGGAGCCGGCGTCGTCGGCCTCGGCATCGAGACCCTGCTGTTCATGGTTCTCGACGTGACGGCCAAGGTCGGCTTCGGCTTCATCCTGCTCCGCAGCCGCGCCATCCTCGGCGACACCGAGGCCCCGGAGCCCTCCGCGGGCGCCGAGGCCTCCGCCGCCGACTGATCGGCCGGCTACCCCGACGCAACCGAACAGCACGGTTCAACCGTTTCCACCGTTCATTTTTCCACATGGCCGACACGACACCCGAACAGCCGGCAGTACTGAATACGCGGTCCGTCGTCGGGCTGGGCGCGTGCGCCGCGATCGCACTCGTCGGAATATTCCTGATCCCGACGCTACAGGAGCCGGGCGGCGGGCTCAACGCCCGATTCTGGACGATGGCGGCGCTGGAGCTGATCGCCATGGGCGGCGTCGTCTACTTCGTTTTAAACCTCCACGAGGAGCCGGAGTAGCGACGGCGGCCCGTCCCGAAGCCCGGAATGCCGCCCTCACTCCGCCCTCACTCCGCCTTCACTCCGCCGACGGATCGCTTTCCGGCCGCTCGGCGTCGCCGCGCCCGTCGCGGGTCGAGGGCGACGTCTCGGCGAGCGCGCGTTCGAAGTGGTCGCGCCCGACCGTCGGCTCGGCGGACGGGCCGTCGCCGACGATCGCGTCCTCGATCGCGAGCAGCCCGGCCTCGCGGACCAGCGCCGCGAGGTCGCCGCCGCTGTACCCGGCGGTGCGGTCGGCGAGGGCGTCGAGGTTGACCCCGGACGCGACCGGCGTCTCCCGGGCGTGAATCTCCAGGATCTCTCGGCGCGCCTCGCGGTCGGGGAGCGGCGTCTCGACCGCCTTCTCGATCCGTCCCGGCCGGAGCAGCGCCTCGTCGATGGCGTCCGGCCGGTTCGTCGCCGCGATGACGGCGACGTCGGTGAGCGGCTCTAACCCGTCGAGCTCGGTCAGCAGCTGCGACACCACGCGCTCGCCGGCGTCCGTGTCGTCGCCGCTGCGCCGCGGCGAGACGGCGTCGACCTCGTCGAAGAAGATCACCGCCGGCGCGTTCTCGCGCGCCGTGGCGAACAGGTCGCGGACGGCCTTCTCCGACTCGCCGACGTACTTGTCGAGCAGCTCGGGCCCGTTCACCGGGATGAAGTTCGCGTCGCTGCGGCTC of Halorubrum trapanicum contains these proteins:
- a CDS encoding SlyX family protein; the encoded protein is MADDDTEAEAESTTETTAEEETEAATDDVAIDVEAIDEYEQRIEELSTAVEERDETIEELRSVVEEQSEQIEKLENQFLDLSARVADGRNLGVCPECNGPTEKKERLFRSDTIECTRCGEVIHTY
- a CDS encoding bacteriorhodopsin, whose amino-acid sequence is MLIGTFYFIARGWGVTDKEAREYYAITILVPGIASAAYLSMFFGIGLTEVQVGGEMLDIYYARYADWLFTTPLLLLDLALLAKVDRVTIGTLVGVDALMIVTGLIGALSHTPLARYSWWLFSTICMIVVLYFLATSLRAAAKERGSEVASTFNTLTGLVLVLWTAYPILWIIGTEGAGVVGLGIETLLFMVLDVTAKVGFGFILLRSRAILGDTEAPEPSAGAEASAAD